The Candidatus Omnitrophota bacterium sequence CCCAAAAAGATTCGCACCTGCAATACGCGCTTCCATAGTGGCCAATGACGCGAGTTTTAACGAGCAGGGTTGCCCGTCAAAAAAGGAGACTTTTTCGGCGCAATCCCCGCAAGCAAAGATATTGGGATCACTTGTTTGCATATATCGATTGACTTGAATACCTCCTGTGGGACCGATTTCGAGACCCGCCTTTTGGGCCAGGTCCGTGTTCGCCTTAGCCCCGATTCCCAAGAGGACCATGTCCACGTCCACCTCTTCACCTCCTTCAAGCTTGATCTTGGACACGCGGCCCTCACCCTCAAAAGCCTTCACTCTCTCATCTCTAAGCAATTCAATGCCTTGGTCAAGGAGCTTTTGCTCAGCATCTCTGCAAATCTCTTCGTCGTACACAAGTTGAAGACAGTGATGCTGCATTTCGACGATGGAAATGCGCAGTTCCGGCCTTTTGCGGCGGCATTCTTCCGCTATCTCGACCCCGATAAAACCGCAACCCACCACACCCAGTGATTTGGCACTGCTGAGCGCTTCAAGAATACGCTCCAAATGCGGCACATTCTTTTGGATGGCATAGATACCATCCAGCTCCAGCCCTTGAAAAGGCGGCACAACAGGATCCGAGCCAACCGCCCACACAAGCTTCTCATACTGCAGTTGACGTTTACCCGCAGTCACCAGCTGACGGGCTTCCCGGTTCACTTCCAACACTTCGTCGATAAAACCGTCTATGCCGTTTTGTGCAAGCACCTGCTGTGCCGGCATCAAATTCTTTTCGGGGGCCCCCACCGTTCCGAACACGTACGGAATCCCGCAAGGAATGGGGACTTGTTCTTCTCTTCTTAGAAGGCAAATCGATTTTTTCGGATAATGTTTACGGGCGGTGGTCGCTGCGGTCAATCCCGCGGCACTACCGCCCACAATAACGACATCATAAGGGTCCATTAATCCATCCTCGCTTGTTAGAGATCATTCCCAGCCACATAATACAATCTGCCTGAAACCCACTTCTCCTCGACGAGATTCTTTGATTTAAGTTCTTCCACATACTTGATGGCCTCATTGCGGTGAAAGCCAAGACCTGAGCTTAAATCCTCAATAGAACAGGGCCGTCTTTTCAGCAGGGTCAGGACGTCCTCCCGTCCGGCCGCGAATTCCGGCTGTTGGTGGACGCCCCGGAAATCGGCAATAACTTCCGCAACCGGATCAAACATTACAGCCAACTCATTCATGCGTTCCCGCGGCACGTTAAAGGCATAGTCCTCGGCCGGCGGCCGTGTAACGGTATTCAGCTGGATGCGATCCGGGTTAATACACCGCGCGCAACGGGCGAGCTTGAGAACCTCGGACTTGATTGATGTGTACCCACCCAGCAAAAAGACCTCCAGCCAATACTCCCCTTGGAATTCCCGGCCAAAGCGAACCAATCCGTCCATCACATTTTCAAAATCAAGGTCCTCGTGCGGCCTGTTAACAAACCGAAACATTGCCGGATCCCCCGCATCCAGTGACGGGATGACTAAATCGGCTTCCAACAGCTGGCTACGAACTTCTTCACGCCACAGCAAGGACCCATTTGTCAGAACCGCCACAGGAACATCCGTCATCACCTTGATACGTCCGATCAGCTCCCCGAGGCGCGAAAAGAGCGTCGGCTCGCCAGAACCACTCAAAGTGATATAGTCCGGTTTGGTCGCCAGCTTGCACCTCAGTTCTGCAAGAACATCCTCTATCGAAATCCACTCTTTCCGTTCAAGGGTCTTGCAGGATGTCCGGCCGAGCTGGCAGTAGATGCAGTCATAGCTGCAAGTCTTGAAGGGCACTAAGTCGACACCGAGTGAACGGCCGAGACGGCGCGAGGGTACCGGTCCGAAAACATGTCCCTCCATATCAACCTCCACGGACAACACCGGTATCGGGTTGTGTATGGGCAACCGGTATTCGGAACTCGGCTGTGGTTCCCACTGAGCAGGAAACACACCCGGTACAACACGCTGTGCAAAGCCTTGCAGTGGCGGAAACACCTGTGCAGTGCCCGGGCCACAAGCGTTGGATATTGAGCTCCTTGAGCGCTTCAATCGTACGGTCAAGCCGCTGAGAAGAAGCGCTGATTAAATGCATCCCCCCCATCACAGCGTAAACCGGCCTATCCTGGGTCAGCCGGCGGATATACTGAAGTGTGTTGATCACTCCGGCATGCGCGCAGCCGAGCAATACAACCATCCCCTCTGTGCTTTCAAAATAGATTGCTTGATCATCTACGAGCTCATCGTGCTTTTCGCAAGCCTGATCCAGGAAAAAGGGTCCTCCCGTATCTTCGTAATCCGTAATGCGCGGGATTGGGCCGGTGGCATAAATACCTTCACAAATTTCGGCCGGAGCTTCCGTATAGATAAATGCTTCTTTCCACTCCTGAAGCTCCAGCGCATGCTCCGGATCTATGCCTATTGCCCGGGCAACACCTTCCTTGCTACGCGCATACTTGGGACGCAAAGCATCGGGATGGGCAAAGATCTTGACACGTGAAGCCATTCTCAGCACATC is a genomic window containing:
- a CDS encoding FAD-dependent oxidoreductase, which produces MDPYDVVIVGGSAAGLTAATTARKHYPKKSICLLRREEQVPIPCGIPYVFGTVGAPEKNLMPAQQVLAQNGIDGFIDEVLEVNREARQLVTAGKRQLQYEKLVWAVGSDPVVPPFQGLELDGIYAIQKNVPHLERILEALSSAKSLGVVGCGFIGVEIAEECRRKRPELRISIVEMQHHCLQLVYDEEICRDAEQKLLDQGIELLRDERVKAFEGEGRVSKIKLEGGEEVDVDMVLLGIGAKANTDLAQKAGLEIGPTGGIQVNRYMQTSDPNIFACGDCAEKVSFFDGQPCSLKLASLATMEARIAGANLFGTQRVNLGAIGVYSTVLGDSAFAVAGLTVSEAEKKGYNVVVGEAEAMNRHPGCMPGGANLKVKLVFEQGSRVILGGQVAGAKSGGEVINTISACIHQRMTADDIATFQTGTHPALTASPVSYQLVNAAETAIGKMMQC
- a CDS encoding radical SAM protein, with translation MEGHVFGPVPSRRLGRSLGVDLVPFKTCSYDCIYCQLGRTSCKTLERKEWISIEDVLAELRCKLATKPDYITLSGSGEPTLFSRLGELIGRIKVMTDVPVAVLTNGSLLWREEVRSQLLEADLVIPSLDAGDPAMFRFVNRPHEDLDFENVMDGLVRFGREFQGEYWLEVFLLGGYTSIKSEVLKLARCARCINPDRIQLNTVTRPPAEDYAFNVPRERMNELAVMFDPVAEVIADFRGVHQQPEFAAGREDVLTLLKRRPCSIEDLSSGLGFHRNEAIKYVEELKSKNLVEEKWVSGRLYYVAGNDL
- a CDS encoding MBL fold metallo-hydrolase encodes the protein MSQVVRFTVLVEDTSRRPELLAEHGFAVWIEVNSKRILFDTGQGKALLKNALKLGVDLNKTEAIVLSHGHYDHVGGLTDVLRMASRVKIFAHPDALRPKYARSKEGVARAIGIDPEHALELQEWKEAFIYTEAPAEICEGIYATGPIPRITDYEDTGGPFFLDQACEKHDELVDDQAIYFESTEGMVVLLGCAHAGVINTLQYIRRLTQDRPVYAVMGGMHLISASSQRLDRTIEALKELNIQRLWPGHCTGVSATARLCTACCTGCVSCSVGTTAEFRIPVAHTQPDTGVVRGG